From Micromonospora sp. NBC_01699, a single genomic window includes:
- a CDS encoding FAD-dependent oxidoreductase codes for MFADTDVVVVGGGLAGLAAARRLHRAGVPWLLVEAADRLGGRVATDRVDGYLLDRGFQVLNTAYPRLGTLLDVDTLKLGYFSAGVLVRRNGQLHRLANPLRDPIAAPLSASADVGTLRDRLRLAALAANCATIPVHRLLDAPEVSTEQALHRAGLSDRIIEELLRPFLSGVLADRALDTSSHVSAMIARSFVRGKIGVPAGGMGALPAAIAAPLPRTLLRLGTPVTGIGPGLVRTPAGDLRCRAVLVATDPGTATRLLPALGAVRTRTLTTYYHSVDQPPLGEPILLLDGDRRELVANTVVISRAAPTYAPPGRHLVASSVAGPTPPPEPVVRGELGRLYGCRTDDWEHLTTVSLPAALPAAPPLRGRLRQPVDLGEGVFVAGDHRDSPSIQGALASGWRAGAAVVRHLTPQM; via the coding sequence ATGTTCGCTGACACCGATGTGGTGGTCGTCGGTGGTGGTCTTGCCGGGCTCGCCGCCGCCCGGCGGCTGCACCGGGCCGGCGTGCCGTGGCTGCTTGTCGAGGCGGCCGACCGGCTCGGCGGACGGGTGGCCACCGACCGGGTCGACGGGTACCTGCTCGACCGGGGATTCCAGGTGCTCAACACCGCCTATCCCCGGCTCGGCACCCTGCTCGACGTGGACACCCTGAAGCTGGGCTACTTCAGCGCGGGGGTGCTGGTGCGCCGCAACGGCCAGCTGCACCGGCTCGCCAACCCGCTGCGCGACCCGATCGCCGCGCCCCTGTCGGCGTCGGCCGACGTCGGCACCCTCCGCGACCGGCTCCGGCTGGCCGCCCTCGCCGCGAACTGCGCCACCATTCCGGTACACCGGCTGCTCGACGCCCCGGAGGTCAGCACGGAACAGGCCCTGCACCGGGCCGGTCTCTCCGACCGGATCATCGAGGAACTGCTCCGGCCGTTCCTGTCCGGCGTACTTGCCGACCGGGCCCTGGACACCTCCAGCCACGTCAGTGCCATGATCGCCCGATCCTTCGTACGCGGCAAAATCGGGGTGCCGGCGGGCGGGATGGGCGCACTACCGGCGGCGATCGCCGCGCCGCTGCCCCGTACCCTGCTGCGACTCGGCACCCCGGTCACCGGGATCGGCCCCGGCCTGGTCCGCACCCCGGCCGGCGACCTCCGCTGCCGGGCCGTCCTCGTCGCCACCGATCCGGGTACGGCAACCCGCCTCCTACCCGCCCTCGGAGCCGTACGCACCCGCACCCTGACCACCTACTACCACTCGGTCGACCAGCCGCCACTGGGTGAGCCGATCCTGCTGCTCGACGGCGACCGCCGTGAACTCGTGGCGAACACCGTCGTGATCAGCCGAGCGGCACCCACGTACGCCCCGCCGGGGCGGCACCTGGTGGCCAGCTCGGTGGCCGGACCGACCCCGCCGCCGGAGCCGGTGGTCCGGGGCGAACTCGGCCGGCTGTACGGCTGCCGGACCGACGACTGGGAGCACCTGACCACGGTGAGCCTGCCGGCCGCACTGCCGGCGGCCCCGCCGCTTCGGGGCCGACTGCGGCAGCCGGTCGACCTCGGTGAGGGGGTGTTCGTGGCCGGTGACCACCGGGACAGCCCGTCGATCCAGGGCGCCCTGGCCAGTGGCTGGCGAGCCGGCGCCGCCGTCGTACGCCACCTGACCCCGCAGATGTGA
- a CDS encoding ThuA domain-containing protein, which produces MRRLLRPVLGTAMAALAVIACTTPATPASAADAPYDVLVFSKTAGFRHDSIAVGTQAIRDLGAANNFTVAATEDANAFTTANLAQYEAVIFLNTTGDALNAAQQTAFESYIRSGKGYVGVHAASDTEYDWPFYGNLVGAWFASHPAIQQANVKVENRATAATATLPQTWTRTDEWYNYRTNVRSTARVLATLDESSYSGGGMGADHPHSWCKTYEGGRSFYTGAGHTQSTYAEPAFRAHLLGGIRYAAGTSKADCRPESGYTALFNGSTTGWSQAGPGNFTNTDATLTSVGGMGLYWYSAKQFSSYSLKLDWRLAGDDNSGVFIGFPASTDPWSAVDNGYEIQIDATDAADRTTGAVYTFKSADIAARDAALNPAGEWNNYELLVEGERLRIYLNGVLINDFTNTNPVRSLAGYIGLQNHGTGDDASFRNVRIKELGTPPTDPPPGGNTTVQAEAFNSTGGVQVVGKAGANGGSTIGYIDSGDWAAYNGQNLTGVTSFRSRVVSGGAGGAIQVRTGSTTGPILGTVAVPNTGGWETYADVTTTLSNVPASTQNLYLTFTGGGTGLFDVDDFTLVRGGGGPGPTPGTGAIVGLANKCLEIDGGGTADGSQAQINTCTGTPRQTWTVQGQTLRTLGKCLDISGSGTANGTKIQLWTCNGTGAQNWVRNAADSSLRNPASGKCLDVLNSSSADGQNVHLWDCLGVASQRWTLPA; this is translated from the coding sequence ATGCGCAGACTCCTGCGTCCCGTCCTCGGTACGGCCATGGCGGCGCTCGCCGTCATCGCCTGTACCACCCCCGCCACCCCGGCCAGTGCCGCCGACGCCCCGTACGACGTGCTGGTCTTCTCCAAGACCGCCGGCTTCCGGCACGACTCGATAGCGGTCGGCACCCAGGCCATCCGCGACCTCGGCGCGGCGAACAACTTCACCGTCGCCGCCACCGAGGACGCAAACGCGTTCACCACCGCCAACCTCGCCCAGTACGAGGCGGTGATCTTCCTCAACACCACCGGTGACGCGCTCAACGCCGCCCAGCAGACCGCTTTCGAGTCCTACATCCGCAGCGGCAAGGGCTACGTCGGGGTGCACGCCGCCTCCGACACCGAGTACGACTGGCCGTTCTACGGCAACCTGGTCGGCGCCTGGTTCGCCTCGCACCCGGCGATCCAGCAGGCCAACGTCAAGGTGGAGAACCGGGCCACCGCGGCCACCGCCACCCTGCCGCAGACCTGGACCCGCACCGACGAGTGGTACAACTACCGGACCAACGTCCGGTCCACCGCGCGGGTGCTGGCCACGCTCGACGAGTCGTCGTACTCCGGCGGCGGGATGGGCGCGGACCACCCGCACTCCTGGTGCAAGACCTACGAGGGCGGCCGGTCGTTCTACACCGGTGCCGGCCACACCCAGTCGACGTACGCGGAGCCGGCGTTCCGGGCGCACCTGCTCGGCGGCATCCGGTACGCGGCCGGCACCTCCAAGGCCGACTGCCGGCCCGAGAGCGGCTACACCGCCCTGTTCAACGGCTCCACCACCGGCTGGTCGCAGGCCGGACCGGGCAACTTCACCAACACCGACGCCACCCTCACCTCGGTCGGCGGGATGGGGCTGTACTGGTACAGCGCCAAGCAGTTCTCGTCGTACTCGCTGAAGCTGGACTGGCGCCTGGCCGGTGACGACAACTCCGGTGTCTTCATCGGCTTCCCGGCCTCGACCGACCCGTGGTCGGCGGTCGACAACGGCTACGAGATCCAGATCGACGCCACCGACGCGGCCGACCGCACCACCGGTGCCGTCTACACCTTCAAGTCGGCCGACATCGCCGCCCGCGACGCGGCGCTGAACCCGGCGGGGGAGTGGAACAACTACGAGCTGCTGGTCGAGGGCGAGCGGCTGCGGATCTACCTCAACGGTGTGCTGATCAACGACTTCACCAACACCAACCCGGTCCGCTCGCTGGCCGGCTACATCGGCCTGCAAAACCACGGTACGGGCGACGACGCGTCGTTCCGCAACGTACGGATCAAGGAACTCGGCACCCCGCCGACGGACCCGCCGCCGGGCGGCAACACCACGGTCCAGGCCGAGGCGTTCAACTCGACCGGTGGCGTGCAGGTGGTCGGCAAGGCCGGCGCCAACGGCGGCTCGACCATCGGCTACATCGACAGCGGTGACTGGGCCGCGTACAACGGGCAGAACCTGACCGGGGTCACCTCGTTCCGGTCCCGGGTCGTCTCCGGCGGTGCCGGCGGCGCCATCCAGGTCCGTACCGGTTCGACCACCGGCCCGATCCTCGGCACGGTGGCGGTGCCCAACACCGGCGGCTGGGAGACGTACGCCGATGTCACCACCACCCTGTCGAACGTCCCCGCCAGCACGCAGAACCTGTACCTGACCTTCACCGGCGGCGGTACCGGCCTGTTCGACGTGGACGACTTCACCCTGGTCCGCGGCGGTGGCGGCCCCGGCCCGACGCCGGGCACCGGCGCGATCGTCGGCCTGGCGAACAAGTGCCTGGAGATCGACGGCGGCGGCACCGCCGACGGCAGCCAGGCCCAGATCAACACCTGCACCGGTACGCCCCGCCAGACCTGGACCGTGCAGGGCCAGACGCTGCGGACGCTGGGCAAGTGCCTGGACATCTCCGGCAGCGGCACCGCGAACGGCACCAAGATCCAGCTCTGGACCTGCAACGGCACCGGGGCGCAGAACTGGGTCCGCAACGCCGCCGACAGTTCGCTGCGCAACCCGGCGTCGGGCAAGTGCCTGGACGTGTTGAACAGCAGCTCCGCCGACGGCCAGAACGTGCACCTCTGGGACTGCCTCGGCGTCGCCAGCCAGCGCTGGACCCTGCCGGCCTGA
- a CDS encoding type II toxin-antitoxin system RelE/ParE family toxin, which yields MADQGPLLGEPYTKQLDGKLRELRFYLERQAVRVTYRIASDKRIVLLTVFHKTRMRDEREVDRARRRWLGVLTRRTDSKRGPRPWVNGQTGPRCATGAWLSPALRRRTTRRGWRLSSAVRSGSLVSVGVGLSRSSRRLRNDPVGGCPVRSGRDRPTLPVLERLAAALDVSLYVSFEPRDAAA from the coding sequence TTGGCGGACCAGGGTCCGCTGTTGGGTGAGCCGTACACGAAGCAGCTTGACGGCAAGCTGCGTGAGTTGCGGTTCTACCTGGAGCGGCAGGCGGTGAGAGTCACCTACCGGATCGCGTCCGACAAACGGATCGTCTTGCTGACGGTGTTCCACAAGACGCGCATGCGCGACGAGCGAGAGGTCGACCGGGCGCGTCGGCGTTGGCTCGGTGTGTTGACGAGGCGCACCGACTCGAAGAGGGGGCCTAGGCCATGGGTGAACGGGCAGACTGGGCCGCGATGCGCGACCGGCGCATGGCTGAGCCCGGCGCTGCGGAGGCGTACGACGCGGCGCGGCTGGCGTTTGAGCTCGGCCGTGCGGTCCGGGAGCTTGGTGAGCGTCGGGGTTGGACTCAGTCGCAGCTCGCGCAGGCTTCGGAATGACCCTGTCGGCGGTTGCCCGGTTCGAAGCGGGCGGGACCGTCCGACCTTGCCGGTGCTGGAGCGGTTGGCAGCGGCGCTGGATGTGAGCCTGTACGTCAGTTTCGAGCCACGGGACGCCGCAGCCTGA
- a CDS encoding sugar phosphate isomerase/epimerase family protein: MARPITLFTGQWADLPFEEVCRLASEWGYDGLEIACWGDHFEVDKALADESYIERKKETLAKYNLQVFTISNHLLSQAVCDHPIDERHQGILPGRIWGDGEPEGVRQRAAEELKDTARAAAKLGVKTVVGFTGSSIWHTLAMFPPVPPSMIEKGYEDFANRFNPILDVFDEVGVRFAHEVHPSEIAYDYYTTKRTLEAIGHREAFGLNWDPSHFVWQELDPVNFIYDFADRIYHVDCKDAKVRTGDGRRGRLASHLPWADGRRGWDFVSTGHGDVPWEDSFRALNAIGYDGPISIEWEDAGMDRLVGAPEALQFVRRLAFDAPAAAFDAAFASKD; the protein is encoded by the coding sequence ATGGCGCGACCCATCACGCTCTTCACCGGCCAGTGGGCCGACCTTCCGTTCGAGGAGGTCTGCCGGCTCGCCTCCGAGTGGGGCTACGACGGCCTGGAGATCGCCTGCTGGGGCGATCACTTCGAGGTCGACAAGGCGCTCGCCGACGAGTCGTACATCGAGCGCAAGAAGGAGACCCTGGCCAAGTACAACCTCCAGGTCTTCACGATCTCCAACCACCTGCTCAGCCAGGCGGTCTGCGACCACCCGATCGACGAGCGGCACCAGGGCATCCTGCCGGGCCGGATCTGGGGCGACGGGGAACCCGAGGGGGTCCGCCAGCGGGCCGCCGAGGAACTCAAGGACACCGCGCGGGCCGCGGCGAAGCTCGGGGTGAAGACGGTCGTCGGCTTCACCGGCTCGTCGATCTGGCACACCCTGGCCATGTTCCCGCCGGTCCCGCCGTCGATGATCGAGAAGGGGTACGAGGACTTCGCCAACCGGTTCAACCCGATCCTCGACGTCTTCGACGAGGTCGGCGTACGGTTCGCGCACGAGGTCCACCCCAGCGAGATCGCGTACGACTACTACACCACCAAGCGGACCCTGGAGGCGATCGGCCACCGGGAGGCGTTCGGGCTCAACTGGGACCCGTCGCACTTCGTCTGGCAGGAACTCGACCCGGTGAACTTCATCTACGACTTCGCCGACCGGATCTACCACGTCGACTGCAAGGACGCCAAGGTACGCACCGGCGACGGTCGTCGCGGCCGGCTCGCGTCCCACCTGCCCTGGGCCGACGGCCGCCGGGGCTGGGACTTCGTCTCCACCGGCCACGGCGACGTGCCGTGGGAGGACAGCTTCCGGGCACTGAACGCGATCGGCTACGACGGCCCGATCTCGATCGAGTGGGAGGACGCCGGCATGGACCGCCTCGTCGGCGCCCCCGAGGCGTTGCAGTTCGTCCGCCGGCTCGCCTTCGACGCACCGGCCGCGGCCTTCGACGCCGCCTTCGCCAGCAAGGACTGA
- a CDS encoding PQQ-dependent sugar dehydrogenase: MSILDAPRIRPGRWQTAGSVLLLVAATLTVVTTTAAPAQAHTINAADFQQVTLARGEAEVGEPMTIAVLPDRSVLHTARNGTLRRTDANGTTAVVGTLPVYTHDEEGLQGVGVDPGFATNRFIYLYYAPPLSTPAGDAPATGTSWTAWQGVNRLSRFTVNANWTLNMASQINVLDVAADRGMCCHVGGDIDFDAAGNLYLSTGDDSNPFDSAGYSPIDERTNRNPVYDAQRSAGNTNDLRGKILRIKVNANGTYSIPAGNLFAPGTANTRPEIYAMGFRNPFRMSVDKATGYVYVGDYGPDAGSTNANRGPSGQVEFNRVTSAGNYGWPYCTGTNTSSETYNEWTFPDGPGAAKYNCTGGPTNNSFRNTGQGTLPAARPAWIRYAGDAGTPPAFGGGSESPMGGPVYRYDASNPSTTKFPQSFEGQFFAGELGRGWIKPIHVNTDGSVGTIDAFPWVGKQVMDQAFGPDGSLYVLDYGTGYFNGDANSALYRFDYIAGGNRAPTAVASANRTSGAAPLAVTFSSAGSSDPEGSALTYSWAFGDGTTSTAANPTKTYTANGTYNATLTVRDTAGATGSASVIISVGNTAPVVTINSPANGQLVAFGDAVPFQITVTDPEDGTIACSRVKMTYVLGHDTHGHQITSANGCTGTITIPTDGEHDDAANIFPIFDAEYTDNGGLTTHTQHTLQPKHRQAEHYKTSSGIATYTKTPAEGGRTVGDINNGDWIAFEPYRLANATSFSARVSSGGAGGTLQVRAGSATGTVLGSATVPVTGGWETFVNVTGAITSPPAGTTTLYLTFAGTGTGALYDLDAFTFTTGTGGGGGGGTGPIKGLAGKCLEVDGGATADGTQVQINTCAGTPRQTWTVQGQTLRTLGKCLDISGGGTANGTKIQLWTCNATGAQNWVPQADGTLRNPTTAKCLDVLNGSSADGQDAHLWDCITTVASQKWTLP; encoded by the coding sequence ATGTCCATATTGGACGCACCAAGAATCCGACCCGGACGCTGGCAGACAGCGGGATCGGTCCTGCTCCTCGTCGCCGCGACCCTCACCGTGGTCACCACCACCGCGGCGCCGGCCCAGGCCCACACCATCAACGCCGCCGACTTCCAGCAGGTCACCCTGGCCCGCGGCGAAGCCGAGGTCGGCGAACCGATGACCATCGCGGTCCTGCCCGACCGCTCGGTCCTGCACACCGCCCGCAACGGCACGCTGCGGCGTACGGACGCGAACGGGACCACGGCCGTCGTCGGCACCCTGCCCGTCTACACCCACGACGAGGAAGGGTTGCAGGGCGTCGGGGTCGACCCCGGTTTTGCCACCAACCGCTTCATCTACCTCTACTACGCCCCGCCGCTGTCCACTCCGGCCGGTGACGCCCCCGCCACCGGCACGAGCTGGACCGCCTGGCAGGGCGTGAACCGGCTGTCCCGGTTCACCGTCAACGCCAACTGGACGCTGAACATGGCCAGCCAGATCAACGTCCTCGACGTGGCCGCCGACCGGGGCATGTGCTGCCACGTCGGTGGCGACATCGACTTCGACGCGGCCGGCAACCTCTACCTGTCCACCGGTGACGACTCCAACCCGTTCGACTCGGCCGGCTACTCGCCGATCGACGAGCGGACCAACCGCAACCCGGTGTACGACGCCCAGCGCTCCGCCGGCAACACCAACGACCTGCGCGGCAAGATCCTGCGGATCAAGGTGAACGCCAACGGGACGTACTCGATCCCGGCCGGCAACCTGTTCGCCCCCGGTACGGCGAACACCCGCCCGGAGATCTACGCGATGGGCTTCCGCAACCCGTTCCGGATGAGCGTCGACAAGGCCACCGGCTACGTCTACGTCGGCGACTACGGGCCGGACGCCGGCTCCACCAACGCCAACCGGGGACCGAGCGGACAGGTCGAGTTCAACCGGGTCACCTCCGCCGGCAACTACGGCTGGCCGTACTGCACCGGGACGAACACCAGCAGCGAGACGTACAACGAGTGGACCTTCCCGGACGGACCCGGCGCGGCCAAGTACAACTGCACCGGCGGCCCGACGAACAACTCGTTCCGCAACACCGGCCAGGGCACCCTGCCCGCCGCCCGCCCGGCCTGGATCCGGTACGCCGGTGACGCCGGCACCCCGCCCGCCTTCGGCGGCGGCTCCGAGTCCCCGATGGGCGGCCCGGTCTACCGCTACGACGCCTCGAACCCCTCCACCACCAAGTTCCCGCAGTCCTTCGAGGGACAGTTCTTCGCCGGTGAGCTGGGCCGGGGTTGGATCAAGCCGATCCACGTCAACACCGACGGCTCGGTCGGCACCATCGACGCCTTCCCCTGGGTCGGCAAGCAGGTCATGGACCAGGCGTTCGGCCCGGACGGCTCGCTCTACGTGCTCGACTACGGCACCGGCTACTTCAACGGCGACGCGAACTCGGCCCTGTACCGGTTCGACTACATCGCCGGTGGCAACCGGGCCCCGACCGCCGTCGCCTCGGCCAACCGCACCTCCGGCGCGGCACCGCTCGCGGTGACCTTCTCCTCGGCCGGCTCGTCCGACCCCGAGGGCAGCGCGCTGACGTACTCCTGGGCGTTCGGTGACGGGACCACGTCGACGGCGGCGAACCCGACCAAGACGTACACCGCGAACGGCACCTACAACGCGACCCTGACCGTACGGGACACGGCCGGCGCGACCGGCAGTGCCAGTGTGATCATCAGCGTCGGCAACACCGCCCCCGTGGTGACGATCAACAGTCCGGCCAACGGGCAGCTGGTCGCCTTCGGTGACGCGGTGCCGTTCCAGATCACGGTCACCGACCCGGAGGACGGGACGATCGCCTGCTCCCGGGTCAAGATGACCTACGTGCTCGGCCACGACACCCACGGCCACCAGATCACCTCGGCCAACGGCTGCACCGGCACCATCACCATCCCGACCGACGGTGAGCACGACGACGCGGCGAACATCTTCCCGATCTTCGACGCCGAGTACACCGACAACGGCGGGCTGACCACGCACACCCAGCACACGTTGCAGCCCAAGCACCGGCAGGCCGAGCACTACAAGACCTCGTCCGGGATCGCGACGTACACCAAGACCCCGGCCGAGGGTGGTCGGACCGTCGGCGACATCAACAACGGCGACTGGATCGCGTTCGAGCCGTACCGGCTCGCCAACGCCACCTCGTTCAGCGCCCGGGTCTCCTCCGGCGGCGCCGGCGGCACCCTCCAGGTGCGGGCCGGCTCCGCGACCGGCACCGTGCTCGGCTCGGCGACCGTCCCGGTGACCGGCGGCTGGGAGACGTTCGTCAACGTCACCGGCGCCATCACCAGCCCGCCGGCCGGCACCACCACGCTCTACCTGACCTTCGCCGGCACCGGCACCGGGGCGCTCTACGACCTGGACGCCTTCACCTTCACCACCGGCACCGGTGGTGGCGGCGGCGGTGGCACCGGCCCGATCAAGGGCCTGGCCGGCAAGTGCCTGGAGGTCGACGGCGGCGCCACCGCCGACGGCACCCAGGTCCAGATCAACACCTGCGCCGGTACGCCACGGCAGACCTGGACCGTGCAGGGCCAGACCCTGCGGACGCTGGGCAAGTGCCTGGACATCTCCGGCGGCGGGACCGCCAACGGCACCAAGATCCAGCTCTGGACCTGCAACGCCACCGGCGCGCAGAACTGGGTCCCGCAGGCCGACGGCACGCTGCGCAACCCGACCACGGCCAAGTGCCTGGACGTGTTGAACGGCAGTTCGGCAGACGGTCAGGACGCCCACCTCTGGGACTGCATCACCACCGTCGCCAGCCAGAAGTGGACCCTCCCGTAA
- a CDS encoding MMPL family transporter — MRGIRNRTVGTLVAVAMVIGWLVVAGIAAPYAGRLDAVANNDNAAFLPADAEATRADRLATGFIDRPTTPALVVYERTSGITDADRQRVAADADRFTRVPGVITPLPPPVPSQDGQAIQLIVPLDSSGDGGDRIHRVVDAMRDITGPGADGLLVEVAGPAGLLADLVAVFSSIDGPLLLVTLVVVLVILLIVYRSPVLWIIPLLAAGVSYVVATLLVYVLAQNEVIKLNGQAQGILTVLVFGAGTDYALLLIARYREELHHHPRTLDAIIAAWRGAGPAIIASGSTVIAGLLCLLLSDLNSNRALGPVTAVGVGVTLVVMLTFLPALLLLGGRWAFWPRVPHAGTTDRSGAVWRATGRFIGRRARLVWPLTAAALIALAAGLTQLGGTTLGQADLFTEQTDAVDGQRIIDRHFPGGLGSPATIFVAEGSADRVADVARAVPGVVQVQPLTVAPGAGGQADPAAGPQAAPKVVDGRIQLEATLAEEADSLAARDTVRRLREAVHAVPDAGAVVGGFTAINIDTSDAADRDQNVIIPTVLGVIAVILALLLRSLLAPLLLIVTVVLSFAATLGLCAVLFTHGFDFPGVDASFPLFAFVFLVALGVDYNIFLMTRVREESAKYGTRQGVLRGLCVTGGVITSAGFVLAATFSALAVLPLVILVELGLAVALGVLIDTIIVRSLLVPALAYHIGPAIWWPSRLGRVAEGEPPDDPDYRARHAR; from the coding sequence ATGAGGGGAATCCGCAACCGGACCGTCGGCACGCTGGTCGCCGTCGCGATGGTGATCGGCTGGCTGGTGGTCGCCGGCATCGCCGCCCCGTACGCCGGGCGGCTCGACGCGGTGGCGAACAACGACAACGCCGCGTTCCTGCCGGCCGACGCCGAGGCGACCCGGGCCGACCGGCTGGCCACCGGCTTCATCGACCGGCCGACCACCCCGGCCCTGGTCGTCTACGAGCGGACCAGCGGCATCACCGACGCCGACCGGCAGCGGGTGGCCGCCGACGCCGACCGGTTCACCCGCGTCCCCGGCGTCATCACCCCGCTGCCACCACCGGTACCCAGCCAGGACGGCCAGGCCATCCAGCTCATCGTGCCGCTGGACTCCAGCGGCGACGGCGGCGACCGGATCCACCGGGTCGTCGACGCCATGCGGGACATCACCGGACCGGGCGCCGACGGCCTGCTCGTGGAGGTCGCCGGCCCGGCCGGGCTGCTCGCCGACCTGGTCGCCGTCTTCTCCTCGATCGATGGGCCACTGCTGCTGGTCACCCTCGTCGTGGTGCTGGTCATCCTGCTCATCGTCTACCGCAGCCCGGTGCTCTGGATCATCCCGCTGCTGGCCGCCGGCGTCTCGTACGTCGTCGCCACCCTGCTCGTCTACGTCCTCGCCCAGAACGAGGTGATCAAACTCAACGGGCAGGCGCAGGGCATCCTCACCGTGCTCGTCTTCGGCGCCGGCACCGACTACGCGCTCCTGCTCATCGCCCGCTACCGGGAGGAACTGCACCACCACCCCCGTACGCTGGACGCGATCATCGCCGCCTGGCGCGGCGCCGGACCGGCCATCATCGCCTCCGGGAGTACGGTCATCGCCGGGCTGCTCTGCCTGCTCCTGTCCGACCTCAACTCCAACCGGGCCCTCGGCCCGGTCACCGCCGTCGGCGTCGGCGTCACCCTGGTCGTCATGCTCACCTTCCTGCCGGCGCTGCTCCTGCTCGGCGGCCGGTGGGCATTCTGGCCCCGGGTTCCGCACGCCGGCACCACCGACCGCTCCGGCGCCGTCTGGCGGGCCACCGGCCGCTTCATCGGCCGCCGCGCCCGACTGGTCTGGCCGCTCACCGCCGCCGCGCTGATCGCGCTGGCCGCCGGCCTGACCCAACTCGGCGGCACCACCCTCGGCCAGGCCGACCTGTTCACCGAGCAGACCGACGCCGTCGACGGCCAGCGCATCATCGACCGACACTTCCCCGGCGGCCTCGGCAGCCCCGCCACGATCTTCGTCGCCGAGGGCAGCGCCGACCGGGTGGCCGACGTCGCCCGAGCCGTCCCCGGAGTGGTACAGGTACAGCCCCTGACGGTCGCGCCCGGCGCGGGCGGCCAGGCCGACCCGGCAGCCGGTCCACAGGCCGCGCCCAAGGTCGTCGACGGGCGGATCCAGCTGGAGGCGACCCTCGCCGAGGAGGCCGACAGCCTGGCCGCCCGGGACACCGTACGGCGGCTGCGCGAAGCCGTACACGCGGTTCCCGACGCCGGGGCGGTGGTCGGCGGCTTCACCGCGATCAACATCGACACCAGCGACGCCGCCGACCGCGACCAGAACGTCATCATCCCCACCGTGCTCGGCGTGATCGCCGTCATCCTGGCCCTGCTGCTGCGCTCGCTGCTCGCCCCGCTGCTGCTCATCGTCACCGTGGTGCTCTCGTTCGCCGCCACCCTGGGACTCTGCGCGGTCCTGTTCACCCACGGCTTCGACTTCCCCGGGGTGGACGCCTCGTTCCCGCTGTTCGCCTTCGTCTTCCTGGTCGCCCTCGGCGTCGACTACAACATCTTCCTGATGACCCGGGTACGCGAGGAATCCGCCAAGTACGGCACCCGCCAGGGCGTACTGCGCGGACTCTGCGTCACCGGCGGCGTCATCACCTCCGCCGGGTTCGTACTGGCCGCCACGTTCTCGGCGCTCGCCGTACTCCCGTTGGTGATCCTGGTGGAACTCGGCCTCGCGGTCGCCCTCGGCGTCCTCATCGACACCATCATCGTGCGTTCCCTGCTCGTCCCGGCGCTGGCTTACCACATCGGACCGGCGATCTGGTGGCCGAGCCGACTCGGCCGGGTCGCGGAGGGGGAGCCTCCCGACGACCCCGACTACCGCGCCCGCCATGCCCGCTGA